Proteins encoded together in one Solanum lycopersicum chromosome 7, SLM_r2.1 window:
- the LOC138337181 gene encoding salutaridinol 7-O-acetyltransferase-like has protein sequence MESKVLIKIQILSKNIIKSNHDNNVDHPTIYKLSFFDQFALQMHVPCVLFYPLKNSTFTKIPIIHEQFQQSLSKLLSHVYPASGRFSCDGQSINCHDEGVLYIKAKVDSQFCDFLKDAQKDIDLALNFCPKINRNDSNLSITPLVVVQVTEFACGKGLALCVSSEHAVIDGFTALKFVYEWSKVSKMGINKINCFTFDDFGTIFPPSSDNHLLKRVESPRDDPNHDFHEMVARRFVINQSVISKLRENVGVICFRSSRVELVIAFLWRVLINVYRRKNNGQVPVKFIPGETGMELKDILLLIKDVIQKTNISFAKSSDDIYTLASKFHKEIQEWEENEQVDVCKASSLCRFRINEADFGWSKPCLLSLGLRRSDMFWLYDTPCGNGIIVQVDLKKDYMDMFGCDKDVLSFICDE, from the exons atggaGTCTAAGGTTCTTATAAAGATTCAAATCCTTtccaaaaatatcataaaatcaaatcatGATAATAATGTTGATCACCCCACAATTTACAAATTATCATTCTTTGATCAATTTGCTCTCCAAATGCATGTCCCTTGTGTTCTTTTTTATCCACTCAAAAATTCCACATTTACTAAAATTCCTATTATACATGAACAATTTCAACAATCATTGTCTAAGCTTTTAAGTCATGTTTATCCAGCATCAGGTAGATTTTCATGTGATGGTCAATCTATCAATTGTCATGATGAAGGTGTTTTGTATATAAAGGCAAAAGTTGATTCTCAATTTTGTGATTTCCTCAAGGATGCACAAAAAGATATCGACCTAGCATTGAATTTTTGCCCTAAAATCAATCGTAACGATTCGAATTTGTCTATCACACCACTAGTTGTAGTGCAAGTGACGGAGTTTGCTTGTGGTAAGGGTCTAGCTTTATGTGTGAGCTCTGAACATGCGGTTATTGATGGATTCACAGCATTGAAATTTGTTTACGAGTGGTCTAAAGTGAGTAAAATGGGAATTAATAAGATCAATTGCTTCACTTTTGATGATTTTGGTACCATTTTCCCACCAAGTAGTGATAATCATTTGTTAAAAAGAGTCGAGTCTCCTAGAGATGATCCTAATCATGATTTTCATGAAATGGTAGCAAGGAGGTTCGTCATAAATCAATCAGTGATATCAAAACTTAGGGAAAATGTTGGAGTGATTTGTTTCAGATCATCACGAGTTGAATTGGTGATTGCTTTTCTATGGAGAGTTCTAATCAATGTCTATCGACGTAAAAATAATGGAC AAGTCCCGGTCAAATTCATTCCGGGAGAAACAGGAATGGAGTTAAAAGACATTTTACTATTGATCAAGGACGTTATACAAAAAACTAACATTTCATTTGCGAAATCAAGTGATGACATATATACCCTAGCATCCAAGTTtcataaagaaatacaagaatgggaagaaaatgaacaagtggATGTGTGCAAGGCATCAAGTTTATGTAGGTTCCGTATTAATGAAGCTGATTTTGGTTGGAGTAAACCTTGTTTGCTAAGTTTGGGACTGAGACGTAGTGATATGTTTTGGTTGTATGATACACCATGTGGTAATGGAATTATTGTTCAAGTAGATTTGAAGAAAGACTACATGGACATGTTTGGATGTGACAAAGATGTATTGTCTTTCATTTGTGATGAGTAG
- the LOC138337120 gene encoding protein DETOXIFICATION 30-like encodes MGSALETLCGQAYGAKQLDMLGVYLQRSLIILNTAALVLMFLYLFATQILLFIGQPMDIAKWAGKFSIWMIPQLFANAMNFPIQKFLQAQSKMMVMAVIAAIALVGHTLLSWLFMMKMDSGLVAGAVVLNGSWWFMVLAQFVYILCGTCGEAWSGFTFKAFENLWGFVRLSLASGVMICLEYWYFMALIISAGYVKDAKIAVDAVSICTSIVGWTFMLCIGFNAAIRFGLFV; translated from the exons ATGGGAAGTGCATTGGAAACACTTTGTGGACAAGCATATGGAGCTAAACAATTAGACATGTTAGGTGTCTATTTGCAAAGATCTTTGATTATACTCAACACAGCAGCATTAGTGTTAATGTTTCTCTACTTATTTGCAACTCAAATTCTACTATTCATTGGCCAGCCTATGGACATAGCAAAATGGGCTGGTAAATTTTCTATTTGGATGATACCTCAATTATTTGCCAATGCAATGAACTTCCCTATTCAAAAATTTCTTCAAGCCCAAAGCAAGATGATGGTTATGGCCGTTATAGCCGCGATCGCGCTAGTTGGACATACCTTGTTGAGTTGGTTGTTCATGATGAAAATGGATTCGGGGCTAGTGGCTGGAGCTGTAGTGCTAAATGGTTCATGGTGGTTCATGGTACTTGCTCAATTTGTTTACATTTTATGTGGGACTTGTGGTGAAGCTTGGTCTGGATTTACTTTCAAGGCATTTGAAAATCTTTGGGGATTTGTTAGGTTGTCTCTTGCATCTGGTGTCATGATCTG CTTAGAGTACTGGTACTTTATGGCTTTGATTATCTCTGCTGGATACGTGAAGGATGCAAAAATTGCTGTTGACGCAGTCTCCATATG CACCAGCATAGTTGGATGGACGTTCATGTTGTGCATTGGTTTTAATGCAGCAATAAGGTTTGGTTTGTTTgtgtag
- the LOC101261834 gene encoding receptor-like protein kinase ANXUR1, whose protein sequence is MKFYTFLVIITTFCSLLSKVYSLTNVTNSYSFVLSCGATSNATDADGRIWSPDSTYFPSSSGNSITSKAKYQDPSLISDIPYMTARIFKNQTTYSFPVSPKSRHWIRLHFYPSSYDNFNCSSSFFSVNIAGFTLLNNFSASITAQALTQAYIIREFTLVPLQTSTLNITFTPSSAYNDSFAFINGIEIVSMPEIFEPAPMVGFSDQTTETQASSMQTMFRLNVGGQYIPANNNSGLGRIWYDDAPYLFGASFGITSAANNSMKISYPSNLPNYIAPEDVYRTARTMGPNADVNRNYNLTWIFKVDTNFTYLVRLHFCDFQMKRMNQRVFKVFLNNQTALEEADVIGWSSAQNVPAYKDFVIYQTGDDDMWVALHPTDETKAQFYDAILNGLEIFKINDTKGNLAGPNPVPSPPLAAADTDSQSKPAFASNKTSKKGIIVGSVAGMTAGLSIVVVVLACVKRRKNINNGGNKSSRGGWLPIYSSRSTETRTTISGKSSGSSHISNIGGGLCRYFTLAEIKQGTKNFDESRVIGVGGFGKVYRGEIDGGTMVAIKRANPSSEQGLHEFQTEIELLSKLRHRHLVSLIGACEENDEMILVYDYMANGTLREHLYKHNKPPLSWKQRLDICIGAARGLHYLHTGARYTIIHRDVKTTNILVDDKWVAKVSDFGLSKIGPNLQQTHVSTMVKGSFGYLDPEYFRRQQLTEKSDVYSFGVVLFEVLSGRPALNASLPKEQVSLADWALHCHRKNTTKELMDPHIKGEIIEECLKQFIDTAVSCLSDHGTDRPSMGSVLWNLEYCLQLQSDPDEPKMVAEQKANDAYAMHKELLTVAEEGKESAEDSTDTVFSQIVNPQGR, encoded by the coding sequence ATGAAATTTTACACATTTTTGGTTATCATAACCACATTTTGTTCCCTCTTAAGCAAGGTATATTCATTAACAAATGTTACCAATTcttattcttttgttttgtcATGTGGAGCTACAAGTAATGCCACAGATGCAGATGGAAGGATTTGGAGTCCAGATTCTACATATTTCCCTTCATCTTCTGGTAATTCAATCACATCTAAAGCTAAATATCAAGACCCTTCATTGATTTCTGATATTCCTTATATGACTGCTAGAATTTTCAAGAATCAAACCACTTATTCCTTCCCTGTTTCTCCGAAATCTCGCCATTGGATTAGACTTCATTTTTATCCTTCTTCCTATGACAATTTCAATTGTTCCAGTTCATTCTTTTCTGTAAATATTGCCGGTTTTACTCTTCTAAACAACTTTAGTGCTTCAATCACAGCACAAGCACTAACACAGGCTTATATCATAAGAGAATTCACTCTTGTACCTCTCCAAACTTCTACACTTAACATAACATTTACCCCTTCTTCCGCGTATAATGACTCATTTGCGTTTATCAATGGGATTGAGATTGTTTCAATGCCTGAAATATTTGAACCCGCGCCTATGGTGGGGTTCTCAGATCAGACTACGGAAACACAAGCTTCTTCTATGCAAACTATGTTCAGGTTAAATGTTGGTGGACAGTATATTCCAGCTAATAATAACTCGGGCTTAGGGAGAATATGGTATGATGACGCGCCATATTTGTTTGGCGCATCTTTTGGTATCACGTCTGCAGCTAATAATAGTATGAAAATTTCATATCCTTCTAATTTGCCTAATTACATTGCTCCAGAGGATGTTTATAGGACAGCACGAACGATGGGGCCAAATGCTGATGTTAATAGGAATTATAATCTGACTTGGATCTTCAAAGTTGATACAAATTTTACTTATCTTGTGAGGTTACATTTCTGTGattttcaaatgaaaaggatGAATCAGAGGGTGTTTAAGGTATTTCTTAATAATCAGACTGCTTTAGAAGAAGCTGATGTGATTGGGTGGTCTTCTGCTCAAAATGTGCCAGCATACAAGGACTTTGTAATATATCAAACTGGTGATGATGATATGTGGGTAGCTTTACATCCTACTGATGAGACGAAGGCCCAGTTTTATGATGCAATCCTCAATGGATTAGAGATTTTTAAGATCAACGATACAAAGGGGAATTTGGCAGGGCCTAATCCTGTGCCATCACCACCCCTAGCAGCTGCAGACACTGATTCTCAGTCAAAACCAGCATTTGCATCAAACAAAACTAGTAAGAAAGGCATAATAGTTGGTTCGGTGGCAGGAATGACAGCTGGACTTAGTATCGTTGTTGTTGTACTTGCTTGTGTCAAGCGAAGGAAGAATATAAACAATGGAGGGAATAAGTCTAGCAGAGGTGGTTGGTTACCTATTTATAGTTCTAGGAGTACAGAAACTAGAACAACTATCTCAGGTAAAAGCAGTGGCAGTAGTCACATTTCCAACATTGGTGGAGGCCTTTGTAGGTACTTCACCTTAGCTGAGATAAAACAAGGTACAAAGAATTTTGACGAGTCACGAGTTATTGGAGTTGGAGGATTTGGTAAAGTATATAGAGGAGAGATTGATGGAGGGACTATGGTTGCTATTAAGAGAGCAAACCCTTCTTCTGAACAAGGTCTTCATGAGTTCCAAACTGAGATAGAATTGCTTTCAAAACTTAGACATAGACATTTAGTCTCACTGATTGGGGCTTGTGAAGAGAATGATGAGATGATATTAGTCTATGATTACATGGCTAACGGGACATTGAGAGAGCACCTTTACAAGCACAACAAGCCACCTTTGTCATGGAAGCAAAGGTTGGATATTTGTATTGGTGCAGCCAGAGGTCTTCACTATCTTCACACTGGTGCAAGGTACACTATCATCCATAGGGATGTGAAAACTACAAACATTTTGGTGGATGACAAGTGGGTGGCAAAAGTTTCTGATTTCGGGCTTTCGAAAATCGGACCTAATCTCCAACAAACTCATGTTAGTACAATGGTGAAAGGAAGTTTTGGATACTTGGATCCAGAGTATTTCAGAAGACAGCAACTGACAGAAAAGTCTGATGTCTACTCTTTTGGGGTTGTCCTATTTGAAGTGTTGTCTGGAAGGCCAGCTCTAAATGCTAGTCTTCCAAAGGAACAAGTCAGTCTAGCAGATTGGGCATTACACTGCCATAGGAAAAATACTACCAAGGAACTTATGGATCCACATATTAAAGGGGAGATTATAGAAGAATGTCTGAAGCAATTCATCGATACAGCAGTGAGTTGTTTGTCTGATCACGGAACTGATCGTCCTTCAATGGGTTCAGTGCTGTGGAATCTTGAGTACTGCCTTCAGTTGCAAAGTGATCCCGATGAACCAAAAATGGTGGCGGAACAGAAAGCTAATGATGCCTATGCTATGCATAAAGAGTTGTTAACGGTTGCAGAAGAAGGTAAGGAGTCAGCAGAGGACAGCACGGACACTGTCTTCTCACAAATTGTAAATCCACAAGGTAGATAG
- the LOC138337182 gene encoding secreted RxLR effector protein 161-like produces the protein MDKAHPLSTPMVVRSIEVSKDPFRPQEENEEPLGPEIPYLSAIGALMYLANATRPDIAFSVNLLARYSSSPTRRHWNEVKHILRYLRGTSDMGLFYSNKDSADLVGHADAGYLSDPHKTRSQTGYLFTYGGTAISWRSTKQSIVATSSNHAEIIVIHEASRECVWLR, from the coding sequence ATGGACAAAGCACATCCATTAAGTACTCCAATGGTTGTCCGATCAATTGAAGTGAGTAAGGATCCATTCCGACCTCAAGAAGAGAATGAGGAACCTCTTGGTCCAGAGATACCTTATCTCAgtgcaattggggcacttatgTATCTTGCTAATGCTACGAGACCCGACATAGCATTTTCTGTTAATTTATTAGCAAGATATAGTTCTTCCCCTACACGAAGACATTGGAATGAAGTTAAACATATATTGCGATATCTAAGGGGAACTAGTGATATGGGTCTGTTTTATTCTAATAAAGATAGTGCAGACCTTGTTGGTCATGCAGATGCAGGTTATTTATCTGACCCACATAAAACTCGATCACAAACAGGCTATCTGTTCACATATGGAGGTACTGCTATATCATGGCGATCTACGAAGCAGTCTATTGTcgctacttcttcaaatcatgctgaGATAATAGTCATTCATGAagcaagtagagaatgtgtATGGTTAAGATGA
- the LOC138337183 gene encoding acetyl-CoA-benzylalcohol acetyltransferase-like, translated as MESTSLAKINILSKDIIRSFPISNHDNNNNNNNNVDHPKNYKLSFFDQIALQMHVPCVLFYPLKYSTSPKISIIHEQLQQSLSKLLTHVYPASGRFSSDAQSINCHDEGLLYIKAKVDSQFCDFLKDAQKDIDLALNFCPKINRNDSNLSLTPLVVVQVTEFACGKGLALSLSAEHAVIDGFTALKFVYEWSKVSKMGINKINCFTFDDFGTIFPPTSDNHLLKRVESPRDDHVKMVARRFVINQSVISKLREHVGVVYFRPSRVELVIAFLWSALINIFQRKNNGRMRPCLLSVPVNLRGKIDFPRYENSFGNFAIEVPVKFIPGETGMELKDILLLIKDVIQKTNISFEKSSDDIYTLASKFHKEIQEWEENEQVDVCMASSLCRFPINEADFGWGKPCLLSLGLRRSDMFWLYDTPCGSGIIVQVDLKKDYMDMFGCDKDVLSFICDE; from the coding sequence ATGGAGTCTACCTCTCTTGCAAAGATTAACATTCTTTCCAAGGATATCATAAGATCCTTCCCCATTTCAAAtcatgataataacaataataataataataatgttgatcacccaaaaaattacaaattatcTTTCTTTGATCAAATTGCTCTCCAAATGCATGTCCCTTGTGTTCTTTTCTATCCACTCAAATATTCCACCTCCCCTAAAATTTCCATTATACATGAACAACTTCAACAATCATTGTCCAAGCTTTTAACACATGTTTATCCAGCATCAGGTAGATTTTCATCTGATGCTCAATCTATCAATTGTCATGATGAAGGGCTTTTGTATATAAAGGCAAAAGTTGATTCTCAATTTTGTGATTTCCTCAAGGATGCACAAAAAGATATCGACCTAGCATTGAATTTTTGCCCTAAAATCAATCGTAACGATTCGAATTTGTCTCTCACTCCACTAGTTGTAGTGCAAGTGACGGAGTTTGCTTGTGGTAAGGGGCTAGCTTTATCTCTGAGCGCTGAACATGCGGTTATTGATGGATTCACAGCATTGAAATTTGTTTACGAGTGGTCTAAAGTGAGTAAAATGGGAATTAATAAGATCAATTGCTTCACCTTTGATGATTTTGGTACCATTTTCCCACCAACAAGTGATAATCATTTGTTAAAAAGAGTCGAGTCTCCTAGAGATGATCATGTTAAAATGGTCGCGAGGAGGTTTGTCATAAATCAATCTGTGATATcaaaactgagggaacatgttGGAGTGGTTTATTTCAGACCATCACGAGTTGAGTTAGTGATTGCTTTTCTATGGAGTGCTCTAATCAATATTTTTCAACGTAAAAATAATGGACGTATGAGACCTTGTTTATTGAGCGTCCCTGTGAACTTACGTGGTAAAATTGACTTTCCAAGATACGAAAACTCCTTTGGAAATTTTGCTATTGAAGTCCCGGTCAAATTCATTCCAGGAGAAACAGGAATGGAGTTAAAAGACATTTTACTATTGATCAAGGACGTTATACAAAAAACCAACATTTCATTTGAGAAATCAAGTGATGACATATATACCCTAGCATCCAAGTTtcataaagaaatacaagaatgggaagaaaatgaacaagtggATGTGTGCATGGCATCAAGTTTATGTAGGTTCCCTATTAATGAAGCTGATTTTGGTTGGGGTAAACCTTGTTTGCTAAGTTTGGGACTGAGACGTAGTGATATGTTTTGGTTGTATGATACACCATGTGGGAGTGGAATTATTGTTCAAGTAGATTTGAAGAAAGACTACATGGACATGTTTGGATGTGACAAAGATGTACTGTCTTTCATTTGTGATGAGTAG
- the LOC138337121 gene encoding protein DETOXIFICATION 29-like, which translates to MEEDYHYLPCFDSDHDMQSIDGVKTFFHEFYIESKKLWSLASPAISTSICQYSIAQITQLFAGHLGVLQLAAVSVENSVIAGLCYGALLGMGSALETLCGQAYGAKQLDMLGVYLQRSLIILNTAALVLMFLYLFATQILLFIGQPMDIAKWAGKFSIWMIPQLFAYAMNFPIQKFLQAQSKMMVMAVIAAIALVGHTLLSWLFMMKMDLGLVAGAVVLNGSWWFMVLAQFVYILCGTCGEAWSGFTFKAFENLWGFVRLSLASGVMICLEYWYFMALIISAGYVKDAKIAVDAVSICTSIVGWTFMLCIGFNAAISVRVSNELGAGHPRTAKFSVLVVSITSLLIGTILTIALFVARSRYPPLFTKSFEVQQAVYELTPLLGTTIMLNGLQPTLSGVAIGAGWQIYVAYINIVSYYAFGIPLGLIFSFCLDMGVKGMWTGMLLGTTLQTSILILMISKTNWKKEASVAEERVKEWRGSK; encoded by the exons ATGGAGGAAGATTATCACTATTTGCCTTGTTTTGATTCTGATCATGATATGCAAAGTATTGATGGAGTTAAAACATTCTTCCATGAATTCTACATTGAATCAAAGAAGTTATGGAGTCTTGCTTCTCCAGCAATTTCAACTTCAATATGTCAATATTCAATTGCTCAAATCACACAACTCTTTGCTGGACATCTTGGAGTCTTACAACTTGCTGCTGTTTCTGTAGAAAACTCTGTGATTGCTGGACTATGTTATGGTGCTTTG TTAGGTATGGGAAGTGCATTAGAAACACTTTGTGGACAAGCATATGGAGCTAAACAATTAGACATGTTAGGAGTCTATTTGCAAAGATCTTTGATTATACTCAACACAGCAGCATTAGTGTTAATGTTTCTCTACTTATTTGCAACTCAAATTCTACTATTCATTGGCCAGCCTATGGACATAGCAAAATGGGCTGGTAAATTTTCTATTTGGATGATACCTCAACTATTTGCCTATGCAATGAACTTCCCTATTCAAAAATTTCTTCAAGCCCAAAGCAAGATGATGGTTATGGCCGTTATAGCCGCGATCGCGCTAGTTGGACATACCTTGTTGAGTTGGTTGTTCATGATGAAAATGGATTTGGGGCTAGTGGCTGGAGCTGTAGTGCTAAATGGTTCATGGTGGTTCATGGTACTTGCCCAATTTGTTTACATTTTATGTGGGACTTGTGGTGAAGCTTGGTCTGGATTTACTTTCAAGGCATTTGAAAATCTTTGGGGATTTGTTAGGTTGTCTCTTGCATCTGGTGTCATGATCTG CTTAGAGTACTGGTACTTTATGGCTTTGATTATCTCTGCTGGATACGTGAAGGATGCAAAAATTGCTGTTGACGCAGTCTCCATATG CACCAGCATAGTTGGATGGACGTTCATGTTGTGCATTGGTTTTAATGCAGCAATAAG TGTAAGGGTATCAAATGAATTAGGAGCAGGACACCCCAGAACAGCAAAATTTTCAGTTTTAGTGGTATCAATTACTTCACTTTTAATTGGGACGATACTTACGATAGCACTTTTTGTTGCTCGAAGTCGATATCCACCTTTGTTTACGAAAAGTTTTGAAGTTCAGCAAGCCGTGTATGAACTTACTCCTCTATTAGGAACTACAATTATGCTTAACGGTCTTCAACCTACTCTGTCAG GTGTGGCTATTGGAGCAGGTTGGCAAATATATGTAGCTTACATTAACATAGTAAGCTACTATGCATTTGGTATTCCTTTGGGCCTTATTTTTAGCTTTTGCCTCGACATGGGTGTTAAG